The sequence CCCGGCTAAAGAAGCACTCTCATAGCTAATGCCTTCTTGCAAATCCCCATCCCCACACAAGCAATAGACTTTATGAGAAATGGCTTCTTTATCTAAAAGGTTTTGAGCGTATTGGCTCGCCATGCTAAAACCCACAGCGTTAGCAAAACCTTGCCCCAAAGGGCCTGTCGTAATCTCAATGCCTTCGGTGTGGTGCAATTCGGGATGTCCTGGGGTTTTAGAGTGTAATTGCCTGAAACGCTTTAAATCTTCTAAACTCAAATCAAAGCCCCACAAATGCAACAAACTATACGCTAACGCGCTCGCATGCCCTCCGCTAAAAACCAGCCTATCCCTATTGAGCCATTTAGGGTTAGTGGGGTTAAGGTTTAGGTGCAAGCTTAAAACCACCATCACATCAGCTAGCCCCAAGCATACGCCTGGATGCCCGCTATTAGCCTTATCTATCATGTCCGCACACAAAAAGCGAAGCACATTCGCCATGCTTTTTAATCGTTCTAAGTCAGCGTTACTCAATCGCATCAAATTTTTCCATTTTTAAGGTTTTTGAGAGTCATTTTAACACAAATTATCTCAAAATCTCTTTGGCTCTTAAGATGTCTTGTTGGATCTGATTTTTAAGCTCTTTTAATGAATTAAAACGCATGTTGTCTCGTATTTTTTGAACCCAACGCAAAGCGATTTCTTTGGGTGGGTTTTCTATGATGGTATCAAGAACATGGCATTCTATGGCGAAATTGTGATCGGTGCTTAAGCGATTGCCTATAAAACTCACGCTTTTTTGATAAATTGGATCTTTTATTTTCACTAAACTCGCATACACTCCAAAACTAGGGAGGATAAAATCTTTAGTTTTGATATTTAAAGTAGGCACTAATTCTTTATGCCCTAAGCCTTGATCGCTAATGACTTCCCCGCACACTTCATAAGGCCTGCCTAAGAGCTTGTTAGCTAAAGATAAGTCGCCATGACTTAGGGCTAGTTTGATGGTTTTAGAATGCACGCTAATCTCTTTTATTTTCACTTCAGGCACAATAATGGTTTTTTCAAAACGCTCTTTTAAAAATAAAGCGTCATTTTGCCTCCCATGCCCAAACCTGAAATCATAGCCCACCACTAGGCGTTCTAAATTGGGGAATTTCTTTTTTAAAAGCTCTAAAAAATCTAGGGCGTTTAATTGTGAGATCTCTTCTAAATACACAAAAAATAAAGGCATGCCCACGAGTTTAGCGCGGTATTTTAGGGGGGTTAAATAGCCTTTAGTGTAATGTTTTTTTTCTATGATTAAAAGGGCTTTGGGATCTTTTAATTCTTTAAAAAGGGCTTGATGCCCTAAATGCAGGCCGTCAAATTTACCGATAGCTAAGCTTTTAATCTCAGGCTCGCTTGAAATGGATAAAAAATTCAACATTCCCGTTTTTCCCTTTCATTAAGCTTTCTTGGATCTTTAAGATTTGAAAATCCTTTGTTTTTAAATGGTTTTTAAAGTTTTCTAAAGCGTTCAAAATGGCTTCTTTATCCATTACCACCCCCTTTTTATTGCGTTTTATTTTTCTATCCACTTCAAATTGCGGTTTGAAAAGCGCCAAAAATTCATCGCTTAAAGGCACAATCGCTTCTAAAATACAATATAAAGAAATAAAGCTCACATCACAAAGCACTAAATCAATTGTTTCTGGCGTTTTAAACCCTCTAATATCGCATTCTTCATAACATTCTATGCGCTGGTCGTTTTTCAAACCCTCATCTAATTGCATTTTCCCCACATCCACGCAAAGCACCTTTTTGGCCCCTTTTAAAAGAGCCACTTGACTAAAGCCCCCCTTGCTCGCTCCCACATCTAAAACCACCTTTCCCTTAAAATCCACGAAATGGGTTTCTAAAAAAGCCCCTAATTTTTCCCCAGCCCTGCTAACGAATAGATTTGGAGCGATGAGTTCAATTTGATCACCCTCTCTAACGATAAAAGAGGGTTTAGAAACCACCATTTTATTGACTAAAACCTGATTTTTTAAAACCAACGCTTTAGCTTTTTCTCTGCTATTTACTAAATGCTGGTTGAATAAGGCGTAATCTAAGCGCATTAAAATTGAGGTAAGGGGACTTGATAAGCGAAATTAAAAACAATCTTGCCTAAACTATAGGCATCAAGCTCTAGTTTGGCTTCTTGCACCGCTAAATAATCCAATTTGTTAAAAGCGAGCAAAAAAGCTCGGCTCCACCGGTTCGTGGTTTCTAAAATGCCATCAAATTCGTCTTTTGTGATTTCTCGCACCCATAATGGCTCTGAGCCTATAGGTTTTGTGCCAAAAAGTTCATAAGAAATATAGCCATCATCTATCCAGTCGTTATTTTGCGTGAAAATCTCCACTAAAAAATACTCATGATCATAGTAAGTGCCGCTATCCACATCGTTTAAATGCGTAGCGATAGCCGTGATGATAGGCACATTATCTTGGGTGATTTCGCCTTTCCTGCTGGCTTGGATCTTTTTTTCCAAAACTAAGTCTAGCGTGTAAGTGTCTTCATTAAAATTGCTCACACACCCCAAACAAAAGAATAAAAACACCAGAAGTGTTGAGAGATTTTTCAAACCCATTCCTTGCTAAAACCCATGCCATTTTTAGCTAAAATAAAACCTATATTATAACTAAAAGGGGGTTTTATGCCAAAAAAATGCCGACACTTGCTCCAAACCAGCGATTTAAGCCTAGATGAAATCAAGCTTTTATTAGAAAAAGCGAGCGTTTATGCGAACGATTTTAACGCCGTATCTTTAGAAACAAAAGAAAAAATGCAAAATAAAATCATCGTGGCTTTATTTTTTGAAAATTCCACCCGAACGGTGTCTAGTTTTGAAATCGCAAGCCTAAGATTGGGGGCAAAAATAGTGAAATTAAACATGCAAACAAGCTCCACTTCAAAGGGTGAAACTTTGATAGACACTTTTAAAAATATCCATGCCATGCAGCCTGACGCTATCATCACACGGCATGCTTTTTCAAGCGCGCCTTTTAAATTAGCCGAATTTTCACAATGCCCCTTGATTAACGCAGGAAGCGGCACAAGCGCTCATCCTACCCAAGCGTTATTAGACTTGCTCACCCTTTATCAGCATTTTGGCAGTTTAGAAAATCTAAAAGGGAAGAAAATCGCTTTCATAGGCGATGTGAAAAATTCAAGAGTGGCTAATAGCAACATTAAATTGCTCCAAAGGCTAGGGCTTGAGATCATGCTGTGCGCTCCAAGCTCCATGCTCCCTATCACTCCTTTAAAAACGACGCATAACATTGAAGAAGCGATAGGATTTGCTGACATCTTAATGAGTTTGAGAACCCAAACCGAACGGCACAACGCGCCCATTTTTGCGAGCTTGAAAGATTATGGCAACGCTTATTGCATCACCCAACAACGCCTAGAGGCTCATGCTAAAAATAAAGAGATCATTATTTTACACCCAGGCCCGGTGCATAGGGATATTGATATAGAAAGTGCGGTGTTAGAAGACAAGCGATCCAAAGTCTTAGAGCAAGTCAAAAATGGCGTAGCAATGCGCATGGCGGTGTTGGAGTTTTTGCTATTAGATTGATTATCAAACTTAAAAATGCTTTTTGGCATTTTTTTAAAAAATGGGTTTGGTTGTAAAACGGTGCAAAAATCCTACTTTGATTAAGTTTTGATTTACTTTATCTCATTTTATGATGAAACTAAAAAAATTTCGTTATAATCCAAAATAGTTGAGTTAATTAAAAGTAAATAAATAGCTTGATTATACTTCTTTGTTTTTAGATCAGTTAAGAATTGTAGTCTTTAAGATATATTGGCTATTAAAAGGAAAAAAATGAAAAATAGCACGCCTTTAAAGAATAAAGTTTTTTGCGGGTTATATGTTTTAAGTTTAAGCGCTTCTTTGCAAGCGTTTGATTATAAAATTGAAGTTTTAGCGGAGTCCTTTTCTAAAGTTGGCTTTAATAAAAAAAAGATTGATATTTCTAGGGGGATTTATCCTACAGAGACTTTTGTAACCGCTGTAGGGCAGGGCAATATCTATGCGGATTTTTTATCCAAAGGCCTTAAAGATCAAGGGCATGTTTTAGAGGGAAAAGTCGGTGGCACGCTAGGAGGGGTCGCTTATGATAGCACGAAATTCAATCAAGGCGGATCGGTTATTTATAACTACATCGGTTATTGGGATGGCTATTTAGGGGGTAAAAGAGCCTTGCTGGATGGCACGAGTATCCATGAGTGCGCGCTTGGATCTGATGGCAAGGTGATTGATTCTATAGCGTGCGGGAACGCTAGGGCCAATAAAATCCGCCGTAATTACTTGATGAATAACGCTTTTTTAGAATACCGCTATAAGGATATTTTTACGGCTAAAGGAGGGCGTTATCAATCCAATGCTCCTTACATGAGCGGTTACACGCAAGGCTTTGAAATCAGCGCTAAAGTTAAGGATAAAAATGAGGGAAGCCACAAATTATGGTGGTTTAGCTCATGGGGTAGGGCGTTCGCTTATGGGGAGTGGATTTATGATTTTTACTCTCCAAGAACCGTGATTAAAAACGGGCGCACTTTGAATTATGGTATCCATTTAGTGAACTACACCTATGAAAGAAAAGGGGTTAGCGTCAGCCCTTTTTTCCAATTTTCGCCTGGGACTTATTATAGCCCTGGGGTGGTTGTAGGCTATGATAGTAATCCTAATTTTGATGGCGTGGGCTTTAGATCCGAAACAAAAGCTTATATTTTGCTCCCTGTCCATGCCCCCTTAAGAAGAGATACTTATCGTTACGCTGTGAAAGCTGGCACTGCTGGGCAAAGCTTGCTCATTAGGCAACGATTTGATTACAATGAATTTAATTTCGGGGGAGCGTTTTATAAAGTGTGGAAAAACGCAAACGCTTACATCGGCACGACAGGAAACCCTTTAGGCATTGATTTTTGGACCAATAGCGTTTATGATATAGGGCAAGCCTTAAGCCATGTGGTAACCGCTGATGCCGTCTCTGGCTGGGTTTTTGGTGGGGGCGTGCATAAAAAGTGGCTGTGGGGGACTTTATGGCGTTGGACTAGCGGTGCTTTAGCCAATGAAGCGAGCGCGGCTGTTAATGTGGGCTATAAGATCAGTAAGAGTTTGACAGCGAGCGTGAAATTAGAATATTTGGGCGTGATGACGCATGCAGGCTTTATGGTAGGGAGTTACAGGCCCACGCCCGGCTCTAAAGCGCTTTATTCAGACAGGAGTCATTTGATGACAACTCTTAGCGCTAAATTCTAATTAATCGCTTTAAGCTGTTTATTAAAGCGTTAAAAATCCCTTAATAAAAACACTATAATACGAGTTTAATCAAATCCATAAGGTTAAACATTTGAAACTCTTTTTCAGGCGTTATTCTAAATACCTTAAAGAGCATTATAAAAGTTTTATAGTGGTTTTATTTTCTTCTTTAGTGGTGGCTTTAAGCACGGCTTGGGGGACTTATTTAGTCAAGCCCACTTTAGATGAAATTTTTATCAATAAAGACACTCACATGCTCAAAATCCTGCCTTTTTTAGTGATTTTGGCGTATTTGGGTAAGAGTGGGGGCATGTATTTAGGCACTTATTTCACTAACTTTATTGGGCTTGATATTGTCAAAAAAATACGCAACACCATGTTAGAAAGCCTTCTAAAAATGGAAATGGATTTTTTTAACAGGACTAAAAAGGGCGAATTGATCGCAAGGATCACCAATGACATAGGTTTGATTAGAGCGAGTTTGTCCAATTACCTTTCAGAGAGCCTAAGAGAGGGGCTAACGATTGTGGGGTTAGTGGGGGTGGTGATCTATCAAAGCCCTAAATTAGCATTAGTGGGGCTAGTGATCATGCCGCTAGCTGCTATTCCTATCAGCAAAATCATTCGTAAGGTTAAAAAACTCGCTAAATCCCACCAAGAGAGTAACGCCAAAATCACCGCTCGTTTGAGCGAAGTCTTTAACAATGTGGAAGCGATTAAAATCTCTAATGGCGAAAAATTAGAGCATAAGGCTTTTGTGAAAGAAAATGAAGCGTTTTTTAAAATCGGTATCAAAAACATCGCCGTGGCTGAAATTTCTTCGCCTTTAATGGAGTTTTTAGGCTCTATCGCTATAGCGCTAGTGATTTATTTAGGGGGGAATGAAGTGATTAGGGGCCATATTAGCGTGGGGGCGTTTTTTTCTTTCATCACGGCCCTTTTTATGCTCTATACGCCGATCAAACGCTTAACCAGGATTGTTTCTAATTTTCAAGAAGCCTTAGTCGCTAGCGACAGGATCCATGAGATTTTAGAAAGAGAGCCGGCTATTGTTGATGGGGAATTGACGCTAGATGACGCTATACACACCATAGAATTTAAAAAGGTATGGCTCGCTTATGCACTAGACAATCAAGAGCGTTATGTTTTAAGCGATATTAGTTTGAAATTCCAACAAAATGAAATCATCGCTCTAAAAGGCGAAAGCGGGAGCGGTAAAAGCTCATTAGTGAATCTGATTTTACGCCTTTATGAGCCAAGCAGGGGCGAAATTTTCATCAATGATCAAAAAATAGAGAGCATCACTCAAAAATCCTTGAGGGAAAAGATTAGCGTTGTCACTCAAAGGGTGTTTATTTTTAACGGGAGCGTGGCTGAAAATGTGGCGTATGGTTTAGAGATTGATGAGGTGAAAATCAAAGAATGCCTAAAAAAAGCTCAAGCCTTAGATTTTGTGGAAAAAATGCCTCATGGGATAGAGAGCGTTTTAGATGAATTTGGCGCTAATCTTAGCGGCGGCCAACGCCAAAGAATCGCCATTGCAAGAGCTTTGTATAAAGACGCTCAAGTTTTAATCTTTGATGAAGCCACTTCCGCTTTAGACAATCACACAGAAGAGAGCGTTAAACAAAGCATTTTAGAATTGAAACAAAACCGCTTGATCATTCTCATCTCGCACAACCCAAGCACGCTTAAATTAGCCACTAAGCATGTGAAATTAGAGCATGGGCGTTTGATAGAATGCTAAGGGTTTTAAGCGTTGGTGTTATTTTTATTTTACTAGGGTGTCAGTTTTTCAACAACACGACTCTGCATTTAAAATATAAAAATTACCCCAAAAACAGCCCTTTAAAAACCGCTTTTACTTTAACCCCCCCTAAAATCTTTTTTAACGCTCATTTTGTGCCGCACTTTTACCAAAAAGAATTTAAAAAAGCACTCACCCAGCAAATCGCTTATTTTTTAAAAGATAAAAGCGCTTTCACTTTCAATGTTTCAGGCAATGTTTTTTTTTCTTTTGAAGAGAGTCCTAAAGATTTAAAAGCCATTAAAGAAAGGCTTAAAAAGACGATTGAGCCTAACGCTGATCCAAAATCCGTCATGCGTTTTTTAAACCTTCAAGCGAGCTTGATTTTAGAATGCACTCCGCAAACCACTTGCCCGTTTGACACCCTTTTAATCCCCACCGCTTTCAGCGTGCCTGTTTATTACGCTAATCGTTTGGGCGATAACCCCTCTCTTTTTTCCCAAGAGGACAAATCCTATCATAACGCTTTAATCAAGGCCCTTAATAAGGCTTACTATTCTCTTATGGAGGGTTTAGAAAAGCGTTTGAACGCTATAGAAAATGCAGAGTGGCTTTAAGGCATGAAAAAGATTGTATTTTTTATTTTTGTCATTTTGTTTTCGGTAGGGATTTATTTAATTTGGCATGTTGTATTGGAAAAAGCCTTAGAATTGAAATTAGCTACTTCAGCTAATGATTTGCTTTTAAAATTGTTCGCGCTTCTTGGCGTTTTTTCCATATTAGTGCTTTTTCAAGGCGTTATTTCTTCGTATAAGAAGCGCCAACTCAAACGCATTTTGCAAAAAATAGACGCCATGAACGGCTTTGAATTTGAAGAATATTCCAAAATCTTTTTCACTTCAAAGGGTTTTGAAGTTACAATCACTCAAAAAAGCGGCGATTATGGAGCGGATTTGATTGTAGAAAAAGACGGCGTCAAATGGGCGGTTCAAGCCAAACGCTACTCGCACAAAGTTTCACCCAAAGCCATTCAAGAGGTGGTCTCTTCTAAAGCTTACTACGCTTGCGAAAAAGCTTGCGTGATCACCAACAGCTACTTCACGCAGGCCGCTCAAAAATTGGCTCAAGCTAACGAAGTGCTTTTGATTGATAGAGACGAATGGATCAAATTTTTGGGTGGGAAAAACTAATCCAAATAGGACAATTTATATAATGCTTTTATTTTTATGATTTCTTATTTATTTCCTATTAAATTTTTTCGTAATTGTATGCGTTATAATATGAAAATTTAGCATCAATTTTTGTTTGGATAAAGGGGTTCAATGATTCAGTCTGTTCGCATTAAAAATTTTAAGACTTTTAAGGACACTCAAATTGATGGTTTTACCAAACTCAACATTATTACTGGTGGGAACAATGTGGGTAAATCCAATTTGTTAGAAGCGTTGTATTGTTTAGTGGGAAAATTCATGCACCCATGCGCTAATCTAACAGAAATTTATGACAATATACGCAAAGAGCCTTTAACAACAGAATCAAAAAACTTAATGTTTTATGGTTTAGACACTGAGAAAGAAATACAGATTGTTACAACTTTAGACAACAATCAGACCTTAGACTTGCAAATAAAATTCATAGCCAGTGAAAACCAAAAGGTAATAGAGTCGCAAATAATACCCACAGCAGAACAAACTCAAATGTCCTCTCAGCTCAATTTCACTCTTAAAAAAAATAATGAAGAAATCTATAACGATCACTTAAATATTGCTAAAGTTCCCAATTTCCCACCAATTCCTAATCAGTCAAGCTACAACAGGCAATTTAAGAATTTTGAACCCAGTCAATTGCAAAAACTTTCACCCTTTGAAAGCGCTGTCATAATACCTAGCGATGCTGCTTACAGGCAAGCTCATATGATTCAAGCGGTGAGTAAAATTTGCAGTAACAACCAATTAGAAGAAGAATTAAATAAACATCTTAATCAATTTGATAACAATATCCAATCTATTAGCTTTAATACTAACAACCAACTCAAATTAAAAGTGAAAAATATCAAAGAAAAAGTCCCACTATCTGTATTTGGTGATGGTTTGATTAAATATTTGCATATTGTAAGCGCTTTTATGGCTGATAACGCAAAAACGATTTATATTGATGAAGTGGAGAATGGCTTGCACTTTTCTCGCATGAAATTATTATTAAGGTGTGTTATTGATTTTATCAACGACAACAAAGATGGTAATTTGCAAGTGTTTATGACTACCCACAACCAAGAATTTATAGAAATCTTAGATCAAGTTATCAGAGAAAAGGATTTTGCGCATCAAACTAAGTTGTTTTGCTTAGAACAATACGATGATTTAATCGTTGCAGAGCCTTATTATGGAGAAAATTTATCTCTTTATTTCAAGAATGGTGCCAATCTTTTTGGAGGTAAAGAAAGGTTTAAGGAAAATAATTATGAGTAAAAAGACACTCATTTATACAGAAGGAAAAAGCGATAAAAATTTTCTAAGTTGGTGTCTTGATGTTTGGAAAAATGAAGATCATTTTGATCAAGCTCATTTTGATATAATCCATGTAGAAGGTAAAAATAACTTATTCTCAGATGGATTGTGTAAGGATATTAAGCGTATTTTAAATAATGAAGACCACAGGTATAAACAAGTGTGCATTATTTTTGATGCAGACATAAAAGAAGAGAACCAAGAAAGCGATGCAGGTTTTGATAACAAGCTTAAGCATATTCGTAAAGAATTCAAAGAAAAAGGGACTGATTTTCCAAAAGAACAAATTTTTTTATTCCCCAACAATCAAGATGATGGCGATTTAGAAACCCTATTATTAGAAATTGCTAAACACGATGAATTTCTTAAATGCTTTGAAGGATACTTAGAATGCATTAAAAGCAAAGAACATTATAAACCGATTAAAAACATAAGAAAAAATATGCTGTATGCCTATTTAGAAGCGCTTGGATTAGAGAATTTGACCAAGACCAATATAGATGTTTTTGATAGTAAAGGTAAAATAAAGGAAAAACACAAAGAAGAATATGAAAAACTAAAAGAAATGATTGATTTTAACTCAAATTCTCTCATTCCCCTTAAAGATTTTCTAGGGCAATTCGCAAAATAATCAAAAAACAAATTTTAAGATTTTCTAATTTAACAAAATATATTAAAATTATCAAAAAAATATTATTTTTACAAAAAGGCGTGCTGTGAAATTGTGGTTTCCTTATTTTTTAGCGATTGTGTTCTTGCATGCATTAGGCTTAGCGTTGCTCTTTATGGCCAATAACGCTTCGTTTTATGCAGCAGCGTCTATGGCTTACATGCTAGGGGCAAAGCATGCCTTTGATGCAGATCACATCGCTTGCATAGACAACACCATTAGAAAGCTCACCCAACAAGGCAAAAATGCCTATGGTGTGGGGTTTTACTTTTCTATGGGGCATTCAAGCGTGGTGATTTTAATGACCATCATCAGCGCGTTTGCGATCGCTTGGGCTAAAGAGCACACGCCGATGCTAGAAGAAATAGGGGGGGTAGTGGGGACTTTAGTTTCTGGGCTTTTTTTGCTCATTATAGGGCTATTGAATGCGATCATTCTAGTGGATTTACTAAAAATATTCAAAAAATCGCACTCTAATGAAAGCCTGAGCCAGCAACAAAATGAAGAGATCGAGCGGCTCTTAACGAGTAGGGGCTTACTCAACCGCTTTTTTAAACCCTTGTTTAATTTCATCTCCAAGTCGTGGCATATTTATCCTATCGGGTTTCTTTTTGGGCTAGGCTTTGATACCGCTAGTGAAATCGCACTTTTAGCTCTCTCTAGCAGCGCGATTAAAGTGAGTGTGGTGGGCATGCTCTCTTTACCCATTCTTTTTGCCGCTGGCATGAGTTTGTTTGACACTTTAGATGGGGCGTTCATGCTCAAGGCGTATGATTGGGCGTTCAAAACCCCTTTAAGAAAAATCTATTACAATATCTCTATCACGGCCTTAAGCGTGTTTATCGCGCTCTTTATCGGCTTGATTGAGCTTTTTCAAGTCGTTAGCGAGAAACTCCACTTAAAATTTGAAAACCGCCTTTTAAACGCCTTACAAAGCCTGGAATTTACAGACTTGGGCTATTACTTGGTGGGCTTATTTGTAATAGCGTTTTCAGGCTCATTCTTTTTATGGAAAATCAAATTTTCTAAATTAGAGGGCTAGATTTTAAGCCCTCAAGTTATCGCTCAACAAATCTTTAAGGCTTTTATTTGAAAAACTTGGCATAAAGGCTTTAGGGTTTGAAAGGCTTTCGCTCAAATAACCTAATAATTCTTTAATTTCGTTTAATTTTTCTTCCAAATAAGCTTGAAACCCACCAATATTTTCCAATAAATTCAAAGGATTAGCCACAGTCATGGAAAAAACTTCATCGTTAATAGCAATGTTGAGCTGGGTGTCAAACAAAGGGGAGGCTAAAAACTGGCAATTTTCTACAATTTCTCGCAATTCTTGTTTGATGATAGAAGCTTGCAAAGCGTCTTTATCTTCTAAACCCATGCTCTTATTGAAAAGCTTTTTGCAAGCGATTTGCAAGACTTGTAACGCTCCAACGCTCTCGTTTATATTTTTCATGTCCCTACTGAATTGGGCGATTTGTTGGGATTTTTCTATCGCATTGGTTTTAAAATCGCTTGTTTCAACATCGCCCAAATGCTTTTGAAGAGTTTTTAAAATATCCATAAAAAACCTTTTAAATAGAATTGATCATTCACAAGCATTTTTCATTCCTTTTTTATGGAAACTTCAAAAAACCCCCTTAAAAAGGTTTTTAGGTATAATTAGCGATCTTTTAGTTTCAAATAGTAGAGAGATGGGATGAAAAAAATATGGTTTTTAGTGTGGGGCTTGTGTTCTTTGGTGTTTGTGCATGCGATAGAAACGATAGAAAAAGCCCCTACAAATGTAGAGGATAGGGACAAAGCCCCCCATTTGTTGCTTTTAGCAGGGATTCAAGGCGATGAGCCTGGGGGGTTTAATGCAACTAATTTGTTTTTAATGCACTATAGCGTTTTAAAAGGCTTGGTGGAAGTGGTTCCCGTATTGAATAAGCCTTCCATGTTAAGAAATCATAGGGGCTTGTATGGGGATATGAACCGCAAATTTGCCACTTTAGACAAGAATGACCCTGAATACTCCACTATCCAGGAAATCAAATCCTTGATTGCAAAACCCAATATAGATGCTGTCTTGCATTTGCATGATGGCGGTGGGTATTATCGCCCTATTTATATTGATGCGACGCTCAATCCCAAGCGTTGGGGGAATTGCTTTATTATTGATCAAGATGAAGTTAAAGGGGCGAAATTCCCTAACTTGCTTGCTTTCGCCAACAATACGATTGAGAGCATCAACGCCCATTTATTGCACCCCATTGAGGAGTATCATTTAAAAAACACGCGCACTGTGCAAGGCGATACAGAAATGCAAAAAGCCCTAACTTTTTATGCAATCAACCAAAAAAAGAGTGCTTTTGCCAATGAAGCCAGCAAAGAACTCCCTTTAGCATCAAGGGTGTTTTACCATTTGCAAGCCATTGAGGGCTTACTCAATCAACTCAATATCCCTTTTAAGCGCGATTTTGAGCTTAACCCTAGCAGCGTGCATGCCCTAATCAACGATAAAAACTTATGGGCAAAAATCAGTTCTCTGCCTAAAATGCCCCTTTTTAACTT is a genomic window of Helicobacter pylori oki112 containing:
- a CDS encoding HoxN/HupN/NixA family nickel/cobalt transporter; its protein translation is MKLWFPYFLAIVFLHALGLALLFMANNASFYAAASMAYMLGAKHAFDADHIACIDNTIRKLTQQGKNAYGVGFYFSMGHSSVVILMTIISAFAIAWAKEHTPMLEEIGGVVGTLVSGLFLLIIGLLNAIILVDLLKIFKKSHSNESLSQQQNEEIERLLTSRGLLNRFFKPLFNFISKSWHIYPIGFLFGLGFDTASEIALLALSSSAIKVSVVGMLSLPILFAAGMSLFDTLDGAFMLKAYDWAFKTPLRKIYYNISITALSVFIALFIGLIELFQVVSEKLHLKFENRLLNALQSLEFTDLGYYLVGLFVIAFSGSFFLWKIKFSKLEG
- a CDS encoding flagellar FLiS export co-chaperone, whose translation is MDILKTLQKHLGDVETSDFKTNAIEKSQQIAQFSRDMKNINESVGALQVLQIACKKLFNKSMGLEDKDALQASIIKQELREIVENCQFLASPLFDTQLNIAINDEVFSMTVANPLNLLENIGGFQAYLEEKLNEIKELLGYLSESLSNPKAFMPSFSNKSLKDLLSDNLRA
- the csd4 gene encoding DL-carboxypeptidase Csd4; protein product: MKKIWFLVWGLCSLVFVHAIETIEKAPTNVEDRDKAPHLLLLAGIQGDEPGGFNATNLFLMHYSVLKGLVEVVPVLNKPSMLRNHRGLYGDMNRKFATLDKNDPEYSTIQEIKSLIAKPNIDAVLHLHDGGGYYRPIYIDATLNPKRWGNCFIIDQDEVKGAKFPNLLAFANNTIESINAHLLHPIEEYHLKNTRTVQGDTEMQKALTFYAINQKKSAFANEASKELPLASRVFYHLQAIEGLLNQLNIPFKRDFELNPSSVHALINDKNLWAKISSLPKMPLFNLRSKLNHFPLPNNTKIPQIPIESNAYIVGLVKNKQEVFLKYGNKLMTRLSPFYIEFDPSLEEVKMQIDNKDQMVKIGSVVEVKESFYIHGMDNIRANVIGFSVSNESKPNEAGYTIRFKDFQKCFSLDKQERIYRIEFYKNNAFSGMILVKFV